The sequence ATGAAACGGGTTGCCGACACAGAGGAAATCGTCGGTCCGATACTGTACCTGGTCAGTGACTTCGGCAGTTATACCACCGGCACCACTTTGGTGGCCGATGGCGGCTATCTCGTATTGTGAGGCAAGCAATATGTACGAAACGGTAATCCTCGAAAAAGTCACTCCCGCCATAGCCAGGCTGACGCTTAACCGTCCGCAAGCGCGGAACGCTCTGAGCTGGCAACTCATGCAGGAACTCAAGCAGGCGCTTCACGATATCGACATCGATAACGACTGCCGCGTGGTGATCCTGACCGGCGCCGGGAGGTCTTTCTGCGCAGGACTCGATCTGATGGACCAGGCTGATCCGGCAAGTATCGAGGCTGCGGTAGGAAAGATGAAAGCCGGGCCCCGACTTGGCATGCGGTCCCAGGAGTACATGTCGGAAATGACACTCATGCTGCGAAAAATCCAGCAGCCGGTGATCGCCGCTGTGAACGGTCATGCCTACGGCGGCGGGCTGGGGCTGGCGCTGGCCAGTGACATACGTATTGCCGGTAAATCCGCAACATTCTGCACCCAATTCATTCGCCTGGGCATATCGGGCTGCGACGTGGCCGTCAGCTATACCCTGCCACGGCACATCGGGGCGTCGAGGGCGCACGACATGATACTGAGCGCGAGGGTCGTCGATGCCGCGCAGGCGGAATCCTGGGGACTGATCACGCGGTTGGTGGAAGATGAGGCGCTACAGGATGCGGCACTGGAACTGGCCGAAACACTGTGCGATTTCAGCCCTTACGGTCTTGTCTCCACGAAGCAGGGCATGTGGGCCAACCTGGATGCCGGCTCCATGGAAGCAGCAATGCATCTCGAGAACCGGAACCAGATACTCAACGGACTTTCCGGAGATGTCGAAGAGGCCGCCGCTGCATTCTTTGAAAAGCGAAAACCCGATTTCGATTGAGCAAGTCAAGCAACACACAGCTCCCGGGAAAGAGTCACATCAATGGCGCCGGCATGCCGCGCATGGCTGCGAAAAAAGGAGTAATTCGTGAACTTTGATTTTTCAGCCGACCAGCGTCTGCTGCAGGAGGCGGCGCACAGGATGCTGGCTGCAACCAGCACTTCGACGGCGGTGCGCAAGATCCTCGAGGGAGACGCACCTTATTCTGAAGCCGTTTGGCGCGAGCTGATCAACATGGGGGCGGCCTCGGCGGCGATCCCGGAAGTGTATGGCGGTTCCGGTATGGGCTATCTGGAGCTGTGCCTTGTTGCGGAGGAAGCCGGCCGCCACCTGGCGCCCGTACCATTGTCGTCGAGCTTCTACCTTGCCGCCGAGGCGCTGATTCATGGCGGCAGCGACGTGCAGAAACAACAATGGTTGCCACGCCTGGCCTCGGGTGAATTGATCGCCACGGCGCACCTCGGAAGCGTTGAAAGCTACCTCGACGGCAGCGCAAACAAAGTCGCCGGAGGAAAACTGACGGGAAGATATGTGTTGCCGGATGGTATGGTGGCGGGCCTGGCTATCGTGCGTGTGGAAGAGAATCTGCTCGCCGTTGACCTGACAGCACAGGGCGTCACGAGAAAAGCCATTACGTCACTGGACCCCACCCGCCCCTACGCGCAAATAAACTTTGATGCGACTCCGGTCGACGTACTCGCCGGTGAGGCATCGACCGGGGCCGTTGCGGCCAGGGTGCTCAACGGCGCGGCAGTGTTGCTGGCATTCGAACAGTTGGGCGGCGCCGACCAGGTGCTGCAAAACACCAAAGAGTACTCCCTGGAACGCAAGGCGTTTGGGCGGCAGATTGGCAGTTTCCAGGCGCTGAAACACAAGATGGCGGATATCTACACCGCCAATCAACTGGCACGTGCGCATGTTTACTACGGCGCGTGGGCCCTGTCCTCGGAGGCGCCGGAGTTGGCATTGGCGGCCGGTGCCGCGCGTGTTTCCGCGACAGTGGCATACAACAGTGCGGCGGAAGAAAGCATCGAAATTCACGGCGGTATCGGTTTCACCTGGGAGATGGACTGCCACCTGCACATGCGGCGCGCCCGCTTTCTGGCGCAAGTCATCGGTACTGAACATGCCTGGCGCGCCCAACTGGCGAACGAACTGATCGGGGAGGCCGCGTAGGCGGGAGAAACAGCAATGGATTTCAGAGACACCCCTGAGGAAGCGGCATTCCGGGTAGAGGTTCGGGCATGGCTCGGGGTCAATGCCACGCCTCGCACCAGCGATGATGAGCGATTTGACGCGGGCATGAGTGAAGCGGAACGCATAGCTGCCGCCCGTGAGTGGCAACGCAAAAAGGCGCAAGCCGGTTACGCAGCTATCACCTGGCCAAGGGAATTCGGGGGAATGGGCGGCACGCCGATACAGCAGGTTATTTACGGGCAGGAGGAAGAGCAGTTCCTGGTACCCCGCCAGGTGTTTGAAAACAGTTTGGGACAATGTTTGCCCACGGTGGCCATGTGGGCAAAACCTGAACTGACGGCGCAGTATATTCCACGGGGACTGCGCGGCGATGACATCTGGTGCCAGCTTTTCTCCGAGCCGGCGGCCGGCTCGGATACCGGCGGCATTCGCACCCGTGCCGAGAAGCGGGGTGACGAGTGGATTGTCAATGGACAAAAGGTGTGGACCTCCGGCGCCCACTTCTGCGATTACGGCATACTTCTGGCCAGGAGTGACTGGGAAAAGCCCAAGCAGAAGGGCCTGACCATGTTCATGCTGGACATGAAAGCGCCGGGTATCGAAGTTCGTCCCATTCACCAGATGTCCGACGAGTATGAATTCTGCGAGGTTTTCCTCACCGATGTACGGATTCCCGACAGTCATCGCCTCGGCGACGAGTGTGACGGCTGGAAAGTCATGCTGAGCACGCTCATGCACGAGCGCATGTCGCTGGGTGGAGTACTGCCATCAAACCTCCATGAAGGCCTCATCGACCTGGCACGCAAAGCGCTCTGGAACGGAAAGCCGGCTGTGGAAGATGATCGCGTCAAAGCCCGCATTGCCGACGCCTACCTCAGTCAGAAGGGTGTCGAACTCATTATTTCCCGGGGGATTACTGCCCTTTCCAGGGGACAGCAGCCGGGGCCGGAAATGTCGATTCTCAAGCTGGTCGCGGGCAAGGGTATTCTCGATATCGCGGGGTTCGCCATGGAACTGGCCGGGCCGGAGGGCATGCTCAGCCACGAGGTCCTCGGCAAGGAGTGGGCCTTTCTGCAGCGCCTCTGGCTATCTGCTCCCGGAATACGCCTGGCCGGTGGCACCGATGAGATCATGAGAAACACGGTCGCGGAGCATGTGCTGGGCCTGCCGCGCGAAATGCGGACAGATCGCGATATACCCTTCCGGGAGTTGGAGCGCTAGACGGAGACATATGAAATGAGCAGCATCAGGACGTTCAATTTGGCTGATCTGCTAGGCGTGGTGGTGGAAACGGTGCCACGGGGACGGGAAGCGTTGGTCTGTGGCTCTAGGCGGGTAAGCTATCAGGAGTTTTACGAGCGGGCGAAGCAATTGGCGCTTTGGCTGCGCAGCCAGGGGATCGCGGCCGGCGATACCTTGGGCATCCACGCGTACAGCAGTATCGAGTTCATGGAAGCAACGTTCGCTGCCTATATGATCAAGTCGATACCGGTCAACGTTAATTATCGTTATACGGCCAGCGAGGCCTGCTACATCTACGACAACGCCCACCTCAAGGGGCTGGTCTATAACTCGGCAGTGGAAGATTGCGTCGCAGACGCCTTGCTGCCAAACCACAAACTCAAGGTGCTGCTGCGCATCGGTGAGCCGGGCAATCGCCTGACACATGCCGTTGCTTTCGAGGATGCGGTTGCTGCGGGCACCGGATCCCTGGAAGACATCGAAGTCAGTGATGATGACCTGTTCATGCAATACACGGGCGGCACGACCGGCAGGCCAAAAGGCGTGCTGTGGTCCCACAAGGCAATCTTCCATGCAGCGTTCGCCGGTGGCGGCAGTCTTTGCGAAGCGGGTCCAATCGAGCATCCGCAAGAGTTGGCGGATCGCGTCAGGGAGACATACCCTTTACGCATTTTCGTCCTGGGTCCATTGATTCACGGCAATGGCATGTGGGCCACGACCATAGCACTGCTGGCGGGCTGCACCGCTCTGTTGAACGATCGGCCCGATCTGAATATCGAAAACATCCTGGATGTGGCGACCCGGGAGAAAGTGAACGTTCTAAACGTGATCGGCAACGCCATGGTGATTCCTCTGCTTGACGCCCTTAAGAGCCACCCCGAGCGCTGGGATCTTTCCAGTATCGTCTGCGTCGCCAACGGTGGTGCCATGCTTTCTCCCGACGCGGCTGATCGCCTGCGTGCTTGCCTGCCGTCCGCTGCCGTAATCGTGAATTCGATGGGCTCAACCGAGACAGGTGTCTCGGGTGCTGGATGCAAGCCTGGCGACGGCGGCCTGATTCGCCTCAAGTCGAGCGATACCGTTGACGTGGCCGTCGGTGGCGAGCGTTTTGCGCACCCTGGGGAGATGGGCATTCTGGTTCGGATGGGCTACATACCAGAGGGCTATTTCCGCGATCCCGGAAAGACTGCCGAGACGTTCGTAACCATCGACGGCAAGCGCTGTGCCATCAGCGGCGATATCGCCCGGCGGGAAGAGGACGGATCCATCACCATATTCGGACGTGATTCCCAGTGCATCAACACCGGCGGCGAAAAGGTGTTCGTTGAAGAGGTTGAGGAAGTACTACTTGCCAACGACTCGGTCAAGGATGCCCTGGTGTTGGGAATTGAAGATTCCCGCTGGGGCCAGAAAGTCGTGGCAGTGATAACCACCACCAGCGCTACCGGTGAAAATGTTGCTGCCTTGAAAGATCATTGCCGAATGAAGCTGGCGGGTTACAAAGTGCCCAAGGAAATCGTCTTTGTACCCGAGGTACCCCGTAGTCCCGCGGGAAAAGCCGATTACGCCGCAGCTCGGTCCCTGGCCGAGAGTGCGCTGGCAACCACACAATAGTTGCGCCACCCTTCGCATCCGCAGCGATTCACGGTCCAGTCTCAAAACACCCCTCTCGCAATGTTTGACATCATCAACCTGCGGTCTGGGCACCGTCTATGGGCAGAGCGATGCCGGTAACAAACCGCGCTTCGTCCGAAGCGAGGTAAGCCACGGCCGCGGCAATCTCCTCCGGCTCGGCCCCTTCCAGCAACGGCGCCAGCCTGCCCATCAGTGCCATGTCTGCTCCATCGGGCATCGCGAAATTCGCGGTGAGGGGCGTCTTGACCAGACCGGGGCAAACCGCATTGACCCGTACCGCCTGCCCCGAGTACTCCAGAGCCAGCGACTTGCTGAACATCAACACTCCTGCCTTGGTCGCACAATAGGCTGAATTGTATGCTTGGCCCACCAGGCCCGCACTGGATGACATGTTGACGATATTTCCTTTGCTCTCGATCAGATGCGGCATGGCGGCGCGACACATGAAAAACACCCCGTCCAGGTTGATACCCATGGCGCGATGCCACTGCTCGTCGGTGATTGACGTCAGGTTGTTACAGATGGCGATGCCGGCGATATTGCAGAGGATATCCAATCGGCCAAACCGTTCGATACAGCTGTCTACCGCTTTCCGACAATTGGCGGAGTCGGTGACGTCGAGCTGCACCGCCCGACTCTTTGTGCCTTGCGCAAGCAACCCGGCTGTTTTGGCGAGCCCCTCTTCGTTGATATCAGCCAATAGTAGACTGGCGCCTTCATTACCCAGGCGAAGGGCTGTGGCTCGCCCGATTCCCGAGGCAGCACCAGTGACCAGCGCGACTTTTCCTGTAAATCTGTTCATTGTTTCTCCCTGGAATATGAAGGCCCCGCCGCTAGAAGACAGTACCCACGCGCTGACCCGAGTTGCATCTTCCGACAACAAAAAAGCTGCGTGGAGGCGAAAGCTCTCGGCACCTCCCACGCGTGCCTGGTTTTCGCGCCCCCAGCGCGACGCTACGTGGCGCACAACCGCTCGGAAGTTGGCAGTGTGTGCACCACGATTCTGCCATTTTCAGTGTGTTTTGGCTCAAATGCCGGCGTTCACCCGGTGCAGAACCACCAACCGCCAGCGGATGAGTGCAAACGGGACGGATCAGATCGTGCTTTGGACGAACTCCGCCACTGCCACCGGATCGTTGACCGGACGAGGGTTGAACATGGTACTCGGATCACTCATGACGCCAGTTACAAATTGCTCGAACTGTGCCTCGATCTGATCGCCGGCAACGAGTTCGGACAGGCGCCGTGGCTGCCCTATTTCCTTCATGAGCACCTCAACGGCGTCAGCGGCCGCTTCGGCCGCGGCAACGGCGCTCATATCATGGGTATCGACGCCCAGGGCAATTGCGACTTCAACCAGCCTGGTCGTGGCGAAATCCCGGTTGAAACGCATTGCCGCGGGCAGTGCGATGCCACAGCCGGTACCGTGGTGCAAGCCAAACAGAGTGCCGACCGTGTGAGAGTAGCAGTGAGCAATGCCCAGACCCGTGTTAAGTGCAATGCCGGCCAGCGTCGACGCCGCCAGCATGTTCTGACGGGCGACCAGATCACTGCCATTTGCCACTACTTTCGGCAGATTATCTTTGATCATCCGGATCGACTGTAGCCCGAGGGCGATACCGACAGGATTCGCATCCGGGTTTACCACACTTTCGACAGCATGTGTCAGCGCATCCATCCCGGTCCCTATACTCAGGGATTTTGGCAGTCCGGTCACCAGCGTCGGATCCAGGATGGCAACGTCCGGATATAGATTGAGACCGTTGAGGAAAAATTTCCGGTGCAGGCGGCTGTTGGTGATCACCGCCGTCGCCGAGACCTCGCTTCCGGTGCCGTGCGCAGTGGGAATCGCGATGTGCGGCAGAAGTTTATTTTCGAAACGCAAAAGATTCATATTCTGGATTGCCGAGCCCCCGTTTGTCAGGGCTACCAGCGCAAGCTTGGTGCAGTCAATGCAACTGCCGCCCCCCAGGCTGATCAGACTGTCCGCACCGATCTCGCGGCAGTAATCAAGGGCTGCCTGAGCACATTCGTAAGGGGGGTCCGGCACTACCTGATCGAATACACCAGCGCAGCGATCACCAGCGGCTTGCAGGGCGCGGTCAAGCAGGCCCGCTTTGCGTACCCCGGGATCGGTGATTATCACGGCTCTTTTTGCTTCGAGCTTGCGCAGTTCGCTGTTGAGACCGGCCAATGCTTTCGGTCCACAGACAATCTTGGTTGGCGATAGATGAGTGAACTTCTCACCCTTGGGATAGGGAAACACCGAGCCGAAGGTGCTGCGGTTGACAGTGGCTTCGTTAGAGGTGTAGATCGACTTTAGCTGTGTATAGTGCTTCAGTCCTTCCTCGCCGAACTCACGGCCGATACCGCTGGCCTTGCAGCCACCGAACGGAACAAAATCGGAAAGCATGGATATGTCATTGATCGACAGGATACCGGTACGGACCCGGTTGGCAATGGTGCGCGCCCGCTTTATGTCGGTGGAGTAAACTGCTCCGGCGAGGCCATAATCACTGTCATTCGCGATGCCAATGGCCTCGTCGTCGGTTTCAAACGGGATAACCACCAGTACAGGTCCGAAAATTTCCTCGCGAGCCACCTGCATGGTGTTGCTTACGCCGGTGAGAATGGTGGGAGCGTAGTAATGGCCATTTTCATACTCGGGCCCTGTCAACCGGTGGCCGCCGCAGGCAACCGTGGCACCTTCGGCCCTGCCGATCTCGACATAGCGCTCAACAGTTTCAAGCTGTTTTTTGCTGCTCAATGGTCCCATTGCAGTATCGGGCAGCAGTTGGTAGCCAACTTTCAGATCCTGAATCCGCTCACACAGCCGTGCGATGAACCGGTCATGGATCTTGCCTGATAACAGCAGGCGCGAACCGGAGATGCATACCTGACCGGCATTCTGGAAGTTCGCAGCGATGGCGCCATCGACGGCAACATCGATGTCGGCATCATCCAGGATGATATTGGCCGATTTTCCACCCAGTTCCAGGGTCACCGGCGTAAGGTTTCTGGCAGCAAACGCCATGGAGATCCTGCCTACCTCACTGCTTCCCGTCAGTGAAACCTTGTCTACCCCCGGATGCGAACAAAGCGCTTGACCAACACTCCCGCCCGGACCGGTGATAACGTTCAGAACCCCCTTGGGAATACCGGCCTGGTTTGCCAGCTCGGCGATCATCAGCGCCGAGAGCGGCGTAGACGAGGCGGGTTTGAGCACCATCGTGTTGCCCATGACCAGAGCGTGAGCTATTTTCCACATTGCCATGGAGTACGGTACGTTCCATGGCGTGACGGCTGCACAGACACCAAGAGGCTCTCGACGGACAGTATTTTCGCCAAAAGCGAAAACCGAGCCCGACATTGACACATTTTCCTCCCAGGGAAATTTGTTGGCGGCATACCAGGCCAGATTGCGCGTCGAGTTGCAGGCGACCCACAAGCCACCGGCGGCCCAGCTCAAAGGACTGCCGTTGCTGCGGCTGTCGGCAATGGCTATCTTGTTGCAATTCACCTCAACAAGGTCGGCAAACTGGAACATGATGTCGGCACGGTCGCTGGCTGACATACGGCTCCATATGCCAATGTCAAAGGCCTCGCGCGCGGCTTCCACGGCAGCATTGACGTCGCGTTCATCGCAACATGGAACTTCTGCGAAGAATTCTCCGGTCCCCGGATCGATGACTTGCATCGTTTGGCCGCTCGCCGCACCGACTGATTCACCGGCAATAAACATTTTGTAACTATCCATGGATCCCCCTTGGTACTGCTGTCTCAATAAAATACCGCTTCAGGTTGATGTCCGGCTGAAGCCGCGCGCACATCATCCCGATCAACGTCAGGCCCACACGTCGCGGTCACCGGAAACCACCTGCCCGATCAGGCGGCGGCTGTAGATGTATTCGTCAGTGCACGCGGGGCGCTCCATTTCGCCGAACAGGATGCGTCGCTGCGAGAGGCGGATCTCGACCACCGCCTGCTGCAGCAGGCCATAGCTGATATACCAATCAATGTCGTGCAGTCGAGCGCCGGTCCGTCGCTCGTAGGCCGCGACAACCTCGTCGCGGCGCAGGAAACCGGGCATCGCGTCGATGCCCGCCATCAGCTTCGCCACGTGGCGGAAATACCGGTGGAAGAAAATCAGGTAGCCGACGTCCATCTCGCGCGGACCGAGCATCGCGAGTTCCCAGTCCAGCACGCCAACCGCCCGGAAATCTCGCCACAGCACGTTTGCCGGGCGCGCGTCGCCCCAGTTCACTACCGCCGCGCCTTCGTGCGAGGGCCAATGCGCTTCCAGCCAGTCGAAGAGTCGCTCCACGGGTGCGAAGCGCATGCCACTGCGACCCCACTCGTAGAGCGCGCGTTCGCGGGCGAAATGGCGCCTGAGCGGGGTGACGCCGTCATGAGCTATCTGCAGGAATGCGGTTTCTTCCGCGCTCGCCTTGATGCCATGGATTCCCGCCATCACGCAAAGAAGTTCCTGCTCCACCTGATCCTGCTGCGCCGCCGGCGCCCCGGCGAGCCAGCCACCGAAGACATAGGGAGGGTTGTCGGGAACCATCTCGCCGTCGATGCGTTCCATCACGAAGAACGGGACGCCGAGCGCCTCGCTTTCGCATTCCTGCCACGGCACCTTCGGGACCGCAACGGCGCTCCTGCTGCCGACGAGACGCATTACTCTCGTCTGCATGTCGAAGTCGTAGCGCGGAAACAGCGGGAACGCATCGGCGGGTGGCGGCAACCGTGCGACGAAGCGACCGTTGCGTGCGGCGCCGTTTTCGTTCCAGCGCATGTCGAAGAGCAGTGTCTCGCTGGACATGCCGGCCTTGCCGGGGCTGGTGAGCGGCGAAAGACGCGGATTACTTCCCGGACCCAGCGTTCGGGCGAACCACGCACCAAGCCGCGCGTGAAGTTCGACGGGATCGCGGTTGGAGGTGCGCATCTGATCGAGGTGCTGGCGAATCGCTGCCGGCTCAGTGAATCGCCGGTGAAGGCTTGATCTGCCCGGCTAGGCGCGCCTCCTCGGCGCGCAGGAAACGCTCCAGCAACCGGACGAGCTCGATGTAAAAACGCGGAGCCCCGTGCGCCTTCAACCGCGAGTGCAGGACTGGTATCCAGGCGCCCGGGTGGCGCGCGATGAAATCGTGCTGCGCGCGCAACACGCCTTCGGTACTCTCGCCCGCGCTGGCGAGTCCGGCCTCCTGGTATGCGAGGTAGTGCAGGAACTCGAGCTCGGTCAGCAGGTGATCGGGTTCCTCGCGCTGCCCCTCGGACAACGACAGGCCGAAGAAGTCGTAGAAACGCACCAGTTCCTCGGTTGCCTCCATGCCGGCGCTGCCGTAGCAACGGCCCTCGAGGGAGCAGCACGGTCCGTTTTCGCCGGCCACGAAGAGACGGGTGAATTCGACCGGCAGGAACTCGTCGTGCGCGCCGCAGTCCTGCAGCGCCTCCCAGTCCACTCCCACGAGCAGTGCCGGGTCGACTGCGCCGAGCAACTGTCGCAGCGCGCCCGCCAGCACGCCGGATCGTATCGCGTCCATGCCTTCATGATCCGGGTGCGAGAGCGCCGCGGTGAAAGCCGCATAGACAAGGCTGCGCGATGCATCTGCCAAGGGGTGTGCCGGCGTTTCGACTGCGTTCATGCCACGTACTTCTTCATCTCGACGCGGGTATCCCGGTCGTTTCCGGTGAACTCGTACCAGCCGACCTCGTTTTGCAGGTGACCGTGTTTGCCCGCGAACTGCGTCACTTTCACCGGGCTCGCGGATACAGAATCGTTGCTCCTGCCGGTCAGGAACTGGTTAGCCATCCAGGCGTGGTAGATGTGGACCTGTTCCGGTCGCATGCCCGGTGTCAGCTTCACGCGTGCCACGAACACGCCGACGTCGTTGCGGAACTCGGCGAAATCATGATCGGCAATACCCCGCCGTGCGGCATCGCCCGGGTTCACGAATACCACCGGCTCGCCGCGCTGCAAGCGCAACAGCAGGTCGAGATCGCGCCACATGGTGTGGATGCTCCAGCGCGTGTGGCCGCAGGTCATCGTGAGCGGATAGGCGCCACCCGACTGCGGAGGCTCCTTGTGAACCGGGAATTCCTCGCCGACCTCGATGAAAAACGGATGGTCCACGTAGAACTGCTGCCGCCCCGTGGCTGTTGGCCACGCCATCTTCTTCACCACCATGTCCTGATAGGGCACCAGGGGCTCGTCGATGCGGTAGTCGCTCGTGCCGCACCACATCTTGCCCATCTGGCTGACGCCTGTGTAGCGCATGGCGCCCTTGTTTGCGCGCAAACCCTCCAGCGTGATGCCGCGCGTCGCCGGTGACAGCGCGAGAATCATGCGCATGAGCTTCTCGTCCTCGCGTGGTCCGATGCGCTCCTTGTCGCTGAAGCGCCAGTACGCCCTGGACAGGTCGTAGGGCACACCGCGATAGGTACGTACCTCGGTGATCTCGCGTCGCCTGGCTTCGGCGCTCACGCGCTTCATCAGCAGCGAGAGGATTTCCCAGTCGGCTTTTGCCTCGCCCAGCGGCTCCACCACCTTGTCGCCGAGATGCAGATAGGGCGGATACGCGACCGAGTACTTGAAGCCGAGCTTCTCGTAGGGTCCGGCCGTGGGCAGCAGGATGTCGGAATGCCGTGCGGTGTCGTCCATGCGCAACGTCACGTCCACGACCAGCTTTGCGGTCTTGAACAGCGTGTTCTCCAGCTGATCGCCCATGCGGCGATGGCGGAACGGGTTGCCGAACATGTTGAAGATGATGTCGGGTTTCCCGAGTTCCGGGCCCGGCACATTGTGGATCTGGCCCGAGGCGATCGCTTCCTCGAGAAACTGCTCCGGCGTACGCGGCAACGTGGGGTCGTTGTAGGCGGGATCGAGCTGCACCTCGCGGGTGCCGCCGTTCAACAGCATCATCATGGATCCGGAGATGTAGGCCGGGCTCGCCGCCTGCTGCTTGCCGACCTCGGCCAGTGCTCCCCAGATTGCCGCGGGATCGTCGGGTGTCAGATCGCTCGGATGATCAACGAACGCGGCGAGCATCTTGCCGTCAAGCTCGAAGAATGTCATTTCCTGCCAGCCGCCACCCATGCGGCCGTTGTTGCCGGTGAGCGCCGCCATCAGGATCTGCGAGCGCTGTACCAGATCGCCGTGCAGGATCTTGCCCATGGCGGCA comes from Gammaproteobacteria bacterium and encodes:
- a CDS encoding molybdopterin-dependent oxidoreductase: MQSSSGISRRRFLEGAAVGAATLLLDLHNLKPAFADGRMPPGAREYRNYRDVYRKKWSWDRVGVGTHSCNNCASGGCAWNLYVRGGIVWREEQAAPYTRTNASVPDYSPRGCQKGASAAALYRSPARVRYPLRRVGARGENRWKRITWDEALGEIATALVDTLSTRGGVGAYCENGNNSDFGPSWIAMVRFFNQLGIPVTENFAGVGDLMTGATSTLGMPVPGASSDDWFRTDYFVNWFGNPVSTRIPDAHFMTEVRYRGAKIVSITPDFNPTAIHADLWISPRPGTDAALALAACKVIVDENLHDVPYIIEQTDLPLLVRTDTRQFLREADVVTGGRQECFGWWDGKRQQVVWSSSSMAVAAEQRTLKLTPDDHPVLEPQGATVTLLTGAKVTLRSGFSIMRDKLAAYDLASAAKITGVHANVIRRFAREFATAKSAMIYAGAAMGKILHGDLVQRSQILMAALTGNNGRMGGGWQEMTFFELDGKMLAAFVDHPSDLTPDDPAAIWGALAEVGKQQAASPAYISGSMMMLLNGGTREVQLDPAYNDPTLPRTPEQFLEEAIASGQIHNVPGPELGKPDIIFNMFGNPFRHRRMGDQLENTLFKTAKLVVDVTLRMDDTARHSDILLPTAGPYEKLGFKYSVAYPPYLHLGDKVVEPLGEAKADWEILSLLMKRVSAEARRREITEVRTYRGVPYDLSRAYWRFSDKERIGPREDEKLMRMILALSPATRGITLEGLRANKGAMRYTGVSQMGKMWCGTSDYRIDEPLVPYQDMVVKKMAWPTATGRQQFYVDHPFFIEVGEEFPVHKEPPQSGGAYPLTMTCGHTRWSIHTMWRDLDLLLRLQRGEPVVFVNPGDAARRGIADHDFAEFRNDVGVFVARVKLTPGMRPEQVHIYHAWMANQFLTGRSNDSVSASPVKVTQFAGKHGHLQNEVGWYEFTGNDRDTRVEMKKYVA